GATCGTCCTGGGCGGCGCGCACCGCCTTGTTCAGGCGCTCGATCACGGCCGGCGGGGTGCCGGCGGGCGCCACCAGGCCGAACCAGCCGCCCGTGCCCATGTCGGGGTAGCCCAGCTCGATGTAGGTCGGCACGTCGGGCAACAGCGGCGAGCGTTCGGCGCCCAGCACGGCCAGCGCGCGCAGCTTGCCGCCCTGCACCTGCGGCAGGGTCGAGGACAGGTTGTCGGTGATCGCGTCCACCTGGCCGCCCATCACGTCGTTCAGCGCCGGACCGGCGCCGCGGTACGGCACGTGCAGCAGCTTGATGCCGGACAGCATCATGAAATTCTCGATGTTCACGTGACCCAGCGAACCCACGCCCGGCGAAGCGAAGCTATAGCGTTCCGGCTGCTTCTTGGCCAGGGCCACGAACTCGGCCATGTTCTTGGCCGGGAGACCCGGGTTGATCGCGAAGATGCTGGGCACGGCGACCACGTTGGCCACCGGCACGAAATCCTTCACCGGGTCGTAGTTCATCTTGCGGAACACGGCCGGATTCGAGCCATGCGTGCTCATCGTGGCCATGCCGAT
The sequence above is drawn from the Achromobacter xylosoxidans genome and encodes:
- a CDS encoding Bug family tripartite tricarboxylate transporter substrate binding protein; its protein translation is MSRRLLGRSARFALAGMFATLSFAGIAQAADYPARPIKLVVPFAAGGSTDIVARLVAEYAGRDLKQTIVVENKAGAGGSMGMEQVARATPDGYTIGMATMSTHGSNPAVFRKMNYDPVKDFVPVANVVAVPSIFAINPGLPAKNMAEFVALAKKQPERYSFASPGVGSLGHVNIENFMMLSGIKLLHVPYRGAGPALNDVMGGQVDAITDNLSSTLPQVQGGKLRALAVLGAERSPLLPDVPTYIELGYPDMGTGGWFGLVAPAGTPPAVIERLNKAVRAAQDDPEFRKKAEEVGGTLVRTTPQEFEAQIQQALARYAKVAKTANIQAD